The following coding sequences are from one Bradyrhizobium sp. 200 window:
- a CDS encoding putative metal-binding protein has translation MSDLQTVDPEVSRAKFERELANYRNMESTYRKRGWILLDAEFPEIFVVFAATKPRPPPIVAAIVLNFTDYDLRPPSVIFVDPFTREPIPAKLLQVQMLRRAAIPGATPETILALAQQGGVQLANMIQSNSPDDRPFICLPGIREYHDNPAHTGDSWLMHRSSGEGSLVFILEKIWEHGVKPIEHYQVQVQVQVPAVSALPSLLAVPE, from the coding sequence GTGTCTGATCTCCAAACGGTCGATCCCGAAGTCTCACGCGCAAAGTTCGAGCGGGAGCTTGCCAACTATCGGAACATGGAATCGACCTATCGTAAGAGAGGCTGGATCCTGCTTGACGCGGAGTTTCCGGAGATCTTCGTGGTTTTCGCGGCGACTAAGCCTAGACCGCCTCCGATCGTCGCTGCCATCGTGCTGAACTTTACAGATTACGATCTGCGGCCTCCCTCCGTCATCTTCGTGGATCCTTTCACGCGCGAACCAATACCTGCCAAATTGCTCCAGGTGCAAATGCTTCGCCGCGCGGCAATCCCCGGCGCAACTCCCGAAACCATTCTGGCGCTGGCCCAGCAGGGGGGAGTGCAACTGGCAAACATGATTCAGTCCAACAGCCCTGATGATCGACCATTTATTTGTCTTCCCGGCATTCGCGAATATCACGACAATCCCGCTCATACTGGTGATTCATGGCTGATGCATCGAAGCTCTGGCGAAGGATCGTTAGTCTTTATCCTCGAAAAGATTTGGGAGCACGGGGTAAAGCCGATCGAGCATTACCAGGTGCAAGTGCAGGTGCAGGTCCCGGCGGTGAGCGCGCTGCCCTCATTACTGGCGGTACCGGAATGA
- the ald gene encoding alanine dehydrogenase, producing MKVGVPKEIKTHEYRLGLTPGAVREYVAAGHSVLLETNAGAGIGATDDNYRKAGATILDSAREVFASSDMIVKVKEPQPSEWSQLRENQILFTYLHLAPDPEQAKGLIKSGCTAIAYETVTDAHGGLPLLAPMSEVAGKLAIEAAGAALKRYTGGRGLLIGGVPGVQPARIVVIGGGVVGTHAARMAAGLGAEVTILDRSIPRLRELDELFEGRVRTRFSTIDSVEEEVFAADVVIGAVLVPGASAPKLVSRGMLSSMRKGSVIVDVAIDQGGCFETSRPTTHADPTYEIDDVIHYCVANMPGAVPLTSSQALNNATLPFGLALASKGFAAVLENPHLRAGLNVYRGRLTYKAVAESLGLPFSPIEQAAA from the coding sequence TTGAAGGTCGGCGTTCCCAAGGAAATCAAGACGCACGAATACCGCTTGGGCCTGACCCCTGGAGCGGTCCGCGAGTATGTGGCCGCAGGGCACAGCGTACTGCTCGAGACAAATGCCGGTGCTGGTATAGGCGCTACAGATGACAATTATCGCAAGGCTGGCGCAACGATTCTGGACTCCGCTCGCGAGGTGTTTGCATCGAGCGACATGATCGTAAAAGTCAAGGAGCCGCAGCCTTCCGAATGGAGCCAGCTGCGAGAGAACCAGATTCTCTTCACTTATCTGCATCTGGCCCCGGACCCGGAGCAGGCCAAGGGCCTGATCAAGTCAGGGTGCACGGCAATAGCCTATGAAACCGTAACTGACGCGCATGGCGGACTGCCGCTGCTTGCGCCGATGAGCGAGGTCGCGGGAAAGCTTGCCATCGAAGCGGCCGGAGCGGCCCTGAAGCGGTATACAGGTGGGCGGGGGCTGTTGATTGGTGGCGTGCCGGGTGTCCAGCCGGCCCGTATCGTGGTGATCGGAGGCGGGGTTGTCGGTACGCATGCGGCACGCATGGCGGCGGGCTTGGGTGCCGAAGTCACAATCCTCGACCGTTCGATACCCCGGCTTCGCGAGCTGGATGAACTGTTCGAAGGCCGCGTTCGTACCAGGTTCTCGACGATAGACTCTGTTGAGGAGGAGGTATTTGCGGCCGACGTCGTGATTGGCGCGGTGCTCGTTCCCGGCGCAAGCGCGCCGAAACTTGTCAGCCGCGGCATGTTGAGCTCGATGCGCAAGGGCTCCGTGATCGTGGATGTAGCTATCGATCAGGGCGGGTGCTTCGAGACATCCCGTCCAACGACGCACGCTGATCCAACCTACGAGATTGACGACGTCATTCATTACTGCGTCGCCAATATGCCGGGAGCTGTGCCGCTGACCTCAAGCCAGGCGCTGAATAACGCTACGCTGCCATTCGGCTTGGCGCTCGCCAGCAAGGGATTTGCAGCCGTCCTCGAAAATCCGCACCTGCGCGCAGGCCTCAACGTCTATAGGGGCCGGCTAACTTACAAGGCTGTGGCCGAGAGTCTCGGCCTACCATTCTCACCGATCGAACAGGCTGCGGCCTGA
- a CDS encoding DUF2604 domain-containing protein yields MAQPPENWEIKNEAGELLDPDKKVGEFGFGKEVTLFLSLKAGVAGV; encoded by the coding sequence CTGGCTCAACCGCCCGAGAATTGGGAGATCAAGAACGAGGCGGGCGAGCTGTTGGACCCGGACAAGAAGGTGGGAGAGTTTGGATTCGGCAAGGAAGTGACGCTGTTCCTGAGTCTCAAGGCTGGCGTGGCCGGTGTCTGA
- a CDS encoding Mov34/MPN/PAD-1 family protein — translation MNQIADVAAISVPSSCMDELHTHLRKVGREGHEGLGLWVGRQTGHHFQVHRTLIPAQRHIRTPDGVCVVTGPEELHRINVWLYREKLALIAQIHSHPGRAYHSSTDDEYAIATTVGCLSLVVPDFARAAFDLRNVASYRLDGTGVWRPLSAGQLTRMISVKD, via the coding sequence ATGAATCAGATCGCGGACGTTGCCGCCATCTCGGTACCAAGTAGCTGCATGGACGAACTCCATACCCATTTACGGAAAGTGGGGCGTGAGGGGCATGAAGGTCTTGGCCTTTGGGTAGGCCGTCAGACGGGGCACCATTTTCAAGTACATAGGACACTCATTCCTGCCCAGCGTCACATACGCACTCCCGACGGGGTGTGCGTCGTGACAGGACCAGAAGAGCTGCATCGGATAAATGTATGGCTTTACCGGGAGAAACTTGCGCTCATCGCCCAGATACACAGTCATCCCGGCCGAGCCTATCATTCCAGCACGGACGACGAGTACGCGATCGCCACGACGGTGGGATGCTTATCTTTGGTCGTGCCGGACTTCGCGCGAGCGGCCTTCGATCTCAGGAACGTCGCATCGTACCGGCTTGATGGGACCGGAGTGTGGCGACCCCTGTCCGCTGGCCAGCTTACGCGGATGATTTCAGTCAAGGATTGA